The window ACTGCCTTCAGTATGGCTCCAACCTTCGTTATTcgggcaatttttaaaacagaagtatAATTCTACTCCTTAGTCCAATAGGAGAGTCACACAACCAGCATCGGGTCATAGTCTACTGCACTGTGAGTTGTCAGACCAAGATTAAACAATCAAGTCTAGTGGAGATTTTCCAGCCAGCTGGAGATACACTATATCTAACCATTTCTTTTAGTTCAGAGAATAAAGATCAATGATATCCCAAAATGTCTTGAAAGATTTACATCAACACAATCTACAGGGTTGTTTTTAAAGACCAACTAAATAAGTGTCTTTTTTACTTTCACATATTACATTATTTCACCTCAAGTTAGGAACTGTAAATGCTCAAGTGCttataaataccaaaaataacGACTTACAACTAGTTTAGGGTAGACAGACCATCAGCAACACCCTCACCTCGCCAGCAGAAGTTTTAGATGGTCCATGAGTAAGAATGGTAAGTGTGAATTAAGATCATCATACGGGCATCTTTCTaccaataaacacaaaatgttaaaatcagttcagttaaaaaaagggaaaagtagGAAGACAAATAAGAGCTTGGTCTTCAGCTATTGTAACATCTGCTGTCCTTAAACATGGACGCTGCAGAGTGATGATTTGCTATTCATGGTTGGAATCAAATGACAATTTAGGACTTCCCTTTCTGTGCTTGACAACCTTTGTAATAATTGTCAGAAAGAGTCCCAATATCTGAAGTGCATTATAAAAATGAGAccgtcagttaaaaaaaatatcccacaAGATTCTTCCCAGATGCCAAAAGTTTCAAACAGGGTCCAAGAGTCTTTCAAAGATCacatcaaaaaatacataaaaaaaaaaaaataaaaaaaaaataaaaaaaacatgaattcgTTAAGCCCTAGGAGGATTATTGAAAGCTCTAAGTGATTTATGTTCCAGTTGCCTTCTCTTCGTCTGTCTGCTTCTTCTGCTGTTGAAGTTTTGCATAGGCAACTGCATCTCCCCTATAttaaggagaaaaaataaaagattattagTTAGTGTTGTGTCCACCTCCCAAACTACACCATTCTGAATGACAGCACAAATAACACAGAAACAGAACAAAGAAGGCCAGAAACAGAAGGTCCTGGTTCATcagtgcataaaaacaaaaggttAGATTAAATGCAAGGGTGAAAGGGCAGATTTGCATCAGAGCTACAGAAATTCTGATAATTTGAAATTACAGGAGGGGTTAATGTTAAAGGGTTTATATATTTCTCTGTGAAGCAAGATCTCAGCTAAAAACTACCAGAATCAAATCTCCCAGTGGTGAAAACTAACACACTGGGGCAGGGCACCATCAAGAGAGTATAGTGCTAGTTCAAATTAGATACACATTTGGGAATACGATACCAACAGTATGAGGTTGGTAGTAGATTAGATATTAGATATGAAGTGGTcttatattatgttatgttgcTGGTGTGcataaaaataacacttacttAAGGTGTACCAACTGGGGTGTGGAACCATTATGTGGATTGGTAACAGCTGTGACAGTTGAAAAAATCAGGAATTCAGTTTAAGATATCTTACCAATGGTGACcccagggataaaaaaaaaaagctggaaagtGAACTGAACTTAAAACTGacaacaaaaactgaaatatgccTCAATCtaacaagttttctttaacaACTTACTTCTTCCCCAGTGCAGAAAGTCCATATAAGACTCCAGTTGCAAATGCAATTGAATTACCAAAGAGGGTGGTAATTGTAAAGCTGAGAAAAATGGGAAACAGCGCCATCCTGTGGTAAACAGGGACAAAGGtgaacaaatatatatgttttgtatagtaaaaactctACATAGATTATACAAAGACTAGATAAGACTCACAATACCAGTCACAAACCCAGCCTCCACACTGTCCTTATTCACATCGACATGAACTCACAGgtatttaaaacaactttaagCTATCACCAGATAAGAGCTGAAGGACATAATTATTATCCCCTAGGATTCTTCTCTACATAGGCCACATCTATGCTGCTGCTGAGACCCACCATCAGTGTGACAGTACTGATGTGTGAGGCGGAGCTGCCATAAGTGCCAATTTCTGCACAGATCAGCAGAAAAAggtgtctcccccccccccacaacatcagtaaaagaacaaaaaaacaaattcttctaAAAACATACATTCTATTAGTTGAGACGTTCAGAAACAACAAATTAGAATGTATCTTTTTTCTCTGTGACATCGGGGATAGGTAGAAGGATGTTTTTAGGCTTTTGAGACAGGCGCAGTGCAAAGcactcttaggctacgtacacacgtcagatgattcttgtccaataatcaccttggggctgatatcggaccagtatctggcgtgtgtacagcactcgtcatccGTCATTCATGAAACGGTGCTGGGAGATCCACAAACAATCGCAATGGAAGGGAAGGAGGGAAAAACAACAGCGGGGAGCCTCTCTTACATTCTCACCTTTCCAGAGAGCAGgatggtactgtatgtacagcgctcgttcatgcatcattcagatcatgaaagaacctttccaacgacaattattgaaggtgtgtacgcagccttagtttCACCAACACCATCAGATTATTTGTGCTGTACAGGCTATTAACAATAGGTATGATATATacacaaaagcaaacaaacaacaaaaaaaacttgctatTAGATTGGCATCTAACTACAAATTTAACTTGAGAAACCCTCTCTACTGGGAGCAAACCTAATGTTTGTCCCCAAACTACACAAGATAACTTTTGAGCAAAACAATACCATTTTCTTTCCTCAGTCCACAACAGCCATGTGGTTCCCAGCCACAGGAGGCATATGACACAGATTTTCAGTTGGACTGAAATCTGGGTTTGACTGGGCCATTTGAAGACATTTATAGGTTTCCCTTTAAACCACTCCAGTATAGAATTACAAGTATGTTTTGAGTCATAGACATGATGTAGGGTAAACCATCATCCCAGTCTTCAATCCATAGCAGTCTGAGACCTGCATTTCTAGGGAATTACTTTGCATTTGTTGTACTTGTTATCTTTCTCTCAATTCCGACAAATTTCCTGTCCCTGCTGATGAAAAATAATTCCACAGCaggatactgccaccaccataaTTCACTGTGGGAATGGTGGTCCCAGGGTGATGGTTAGTGTTGGGTTTGCACCACACACAGTGTTTGGTCATGGCTAAAGTGTCAAAAAAGTTCAATTTTCTTCTAACCTGACCAGAAAACCTTGTGTTTGAAAAGTCCACCACATGTTTctggacaaatataaaaaacaatttggcAAAATCTTTAATCTGGCCaacttttgctttttactttcaCTCTCTGAAATGTATGACTTAAAGGTGTCACGTTAACAGATACTACCATCTCAGCTGTGGATCACTGCAGAAGGTTCTTCAGTGTAATCAAAAATTTTCAGTTTAATcagtgtaatcatttttttttagtttgacaaAATAGAACATACATCAAGGGGGAGTATACTTTTCCAAGCGTGCACTTATAGTTTCTCACCGTGGATCTACAAAACTTAAGCACTGCAGTTCTTTACCTTTAGGCACTGCTTTAAAGGTGGATACATGTTACAATCGTTTGGACAATCACAAACAACTATGTAGTGTACGCAAAGTATCCTACTTGCACACTGAATTGTTTTTGGTAAATCTTATTGTACAATCAGTTTGTAAATTTGGTAGACAGATCAAGGGGGAAAAGACACAGGAGTCCTAAAACACATTCTAATAATTAGGTGATGCAGAGTACCTTACCCGCAGTAAAACAGAGCCTTCTGCCACGGTCGCATTCGATCAGCTTTGTTGGCAACAACATTTGCAAATTCAATGAACTGGCAGCAAAATGGCGCCTCGCAGAGAAACAGAATAAGTGCATTCACCCTGCAATGGtcaatatagacaaaaaaaaaaaaaaaacgatagcCATAGGATCACTTAACACAGATCTGTCTTTATACATGTGATTATGGTATTCACAAATACATACgatatgtac is drawn from Pyxicephalus adspersus chromosome Z, UCB_Pads_2.0, whole genome shotgun sequence and contains these coding sequences:
- the CACFD1 gene encoding calcium channel flower homolog is translated as MSTVEPKAATQENSTAPQDDGMTWWYRLMCRLAGVLGGISCAVAGLWNCVTINPMNIAAGVFMMVNALILFLCEAPFCCQFIEFANVVANKADRMRPWQKALFYCGMALFPIFLSFTITTLFGNSIAFATGVLYGLSALGKKGDAVAYAKLQQQKKQTDEEKATGT